In Paraburkholderia sprentiae WSM5005, a genomic segment contains:
- a CDS encoding ABC transporter permease subunit — protein MAKVGASPGRAGIGDASRGSGQVSSRRKLSSRRGLLMIGGFAVLLLAFGPFLFGTYLLNVLIQAFFFSIVAVTVDILWGYTGYLTFGQSAFFGIGAYAAALVFTHGGFSAAYVVLALGAAIAATAAVAALLGWLSFYRGASPFFATVMSLVLPIVLSQLLLSGGEWTGSSSGLTGYETFDLSLDAWYRIAGGALLIIATLAWLFVRSDGGRVLAAIRDNESRCSYLGINTSLVKIVLLVATAIVAGLAGFGYGAFSGVVAPELTGFVLGTQLIIWVALGGRGTLWGPVIGALLINVGTSYLSGIMPFAWQLILGAAFVAVIVLLPQGMVPLLLKPLRHLAGKDGEPELVEREVRAEHVQALAEPALQMEGVARNFGSLKVLQSIDLNANPGELVGLIGPNGAGKTTLMRCMSDGAERSAGSVVLCGNDIRQLPPDRCVHFGLGRKFQNANIFDTLTVAECLRIAGTIIERPSLLRRAGTLSLPPYALEVVRTTGLDQKLGAVAKDLSHGEQQALELAMVLALEPRIVLLDEPTAGLTKTERTQIGNVLAALAHRYRLCCLLVEHDLDFVAEIATRIVVLHQGRIVMQGNFDEVVNSELVRTIYAGTAQSTGSDANTTHQEAS, from the coding sequence ATGGCTAAAGTCGGCGCTTCACCAGGCCGTGCCGGCATCGGCGATGCCTCGCGGGGCAGCGGGCAGGTGTCCAGCCGGCGCAAGCTGTCGTCTCGACGCGGCTTGCTCATGATCGGCGGGTTCGCCGTTCTGCTGCTGGCGTTCGGTCCGTTCCTGTTCGGCACGTATCTGCTGAATGTCCTGATCCAGGCATTCTTCTTTTCGATCGTTGCGGTGACGGTGGATATCCTCTGGGGCTACACCGGCTATCTGACGTTCGGTCAATCGGCCTTCTTCGGCATTGGCGCGTACGCGGCGGCCCTCGTCTTCACGCACGGCGGTTTCTCGGCCGCCTATGTGGTGCTGGCGTTAGGCGCGGCGATTGCAGCGACGGCCGCGGTCGCGGCGCTGCTGGGCTGGCTGTCTTTCTATCGGGGCGCCTCGCCGTTTTTCGCAACGGTGATGTCCCTTGTACTGCCGATCGTACTCAGTCAGCTCCTGCTGTCCGGTGGCGAATGGACCGGCTCGAGTTCAGGACTGACCGGCTACGAGACGTTCGATCTGTCTCTCGATGCGTGGTACCGGATCGCCGGCGGCGCCTTGCTGATCATTGCAACGCTGGCCTGGCTGTTCGTGCGCAGCGACGGCGGCCGGGTGCTGGCGGCGATTCGCGACAACGAGTCGCGCTGCTCTTACCTCGGCATCAATACGTCGCTGGTCAAGATCGTCCTGCTGGTGGCGACCGCGATCGTCGCCGGCCTCGCCGGTTTCGGCTACGGCGCCTTCAGCGGGGTCGTCGCGCCCGAACTGACCGGCTTTGTTCTCGGTACCCAACTGATTATCTGGGTCGCGCTGGGCGGTCGTGGAACCCTGTGGGGGCCGGTCATCGGCGCGCTTCTGATTAACGTCGGGACGTCCTATCTCAGCGGCATCATGCCATTTGCGTGGCAACTGATCCTCGGCGCCGCGTTTGTGGCCGTGATCGTACTGTTGCCGCAGGGTATGGTGCCGTTACTGCTCAAGCCATTGCGCCATCTCGCGGGCAAGGACGGCGAACCCGAACTGGTAGAGCGGGAAGTGCGGGCGGAGCACGTCCAGGCTCTCGCGGAACCCGCGCTGCAGATGGAGGGTGTCGCGAGGAATTTCGGCAGTCTCAAGGTGTTGCAGAGCATCGACCTGAACGCCAACCCGGGCGAGCTCGTTGGTCTGATCGGTCCGAACGGCGCCGGCAAGACGACGCTGATGCGCTGCATGAGCGACGGAGCGGAACGCTCTGCCGGTTCGGTCGTGCTGTGTGGAAACGATATCCGGCAATTGCCGCCGGACCGCTGCGTGCATTTCGGACTGGGGCGCAAGTTCCAGAACGCCAACATCTTCGACACCCTGACGGTGGCGGAATGCCTGCGAATCGCCGGCACGATCATCGAACGGCCCTCGCTGTTGCGGCGGGCGGGCACGCTTTCGTTGCCTCCGTATGCTCTCGAAGTGGTGCGGACCACAGGCCTCGACCAGAAGCTGGGCGCGGTGGCGAAGGATCTCTCGCACGGCGAACAGCAGGCGCTGGAGCTGGCCATGGTGCTCGCGCTCGAGCCGCGCATCGTGCTGCTCGACGAACCGACAGCAGGACTGACCAAAACCGAGCGCACGCAAATCGGCAACGTGCTGGCTGCACTGGCTCACCGGTATCGGCTCTGCTGTCTGCTGGTCGAACACGACCTCGATTTCGTTGCCGAGATTGCCACCCGCATCGTGGTCCTGCATCAGGGGCGTATCGTGATGCAAGGCAACTTCGATGAAGTGGTCAACTCGGAGCTGGTCAGGACGATCTATGCCGGAACTGCGCAGAGCACAGGGTCCGACGCGAACACGACACATCAGGAGGCCTCATGA